In Leptospira sp. WS58.C1, a single genomic region encodes these proteins:
- a CDS encoding GAF domain-containing SpoIIE family protein phosphatase, producing MSCVFCGEFYLPEGKLKDGKFLCHSCGREWILEKRKRNRIKPPEIHTLSNEILLEFLSLFNTSPNLDDLLQNFTNLAFRKLNLPGISVMVYEPRLDRILVKSCKNKKGPALEKLAFRMEIKKGEQNGPLGQAIETCKSVYYRFDEQPHKQIRQYGRVNKVESELSVPIHLKKEVLGLINVDYEKDDPVQAEKDRYFLELIASQFATTLKNRILFEVSQTQSRNFRNLHSAALKLSSLGFKYRTEIFRVILLSLTEFSESNLYALIERKLGSEGKTTSTEGYILTGSPRAPEIKLNIQLKGDWSVLKKPNESAILMDSTDLKEWKTLGSNGKKKHLAILPVLRSDNSEIWILLAKEEELHWSPEEIDVLNAFAVQAGISVQNFHLFHQRAEKERLDKEIEIARDLQRSLLPRKMPDHPNYEFGGIMVPAIGVGGDYYDFITHPTNKETYVCIGDVSGKGVPAGIVMATVRTVIHSLVRKNPTPWEILLTVNTYLYQNYFKDVVSPRFMSLTIIHWDQNENRFVFSGGGQGNILVYRKKENRLEEIPTGGVVLGIDPEIDRFENRGELNLEPGDFFLMFTDGVWEAMNLTEDFFEIERLHDCVFEARKENLPQLLETVLKKIKNFTGEREQTDDITLIGVKRLR from the coding sequence ATGTCCTGCGTATTTTGCGGAGAATTTTATCTTCCGGAAGGAAAACTCAAAGATGGAAAGTTTCTTTGCCATTCCTGTGGAAGAGAATGGATCTTAGAAAAAAGAAAACGAAATAGGATCAAACCTCCGGAAATACATACGTTATCCAACGAGATCTTATTAGAATTCCTCTCTCTTTTTAATACTAGTCCGAATCTTGACGACCTTCTTCAAAATTTTACGAACCTAGCATTCAGAAAATTGAATCTTCCAGGCATCTCGGTAATGGTGTATGAACCTCGATTGGATCGGATCCTGGTAAAATCCTGTAAAAACAAAAAAGGCCCTGCATTAGAAAAACTTGCCTTTAGGATGGAGATAAAAAAGGGAGAACAGAACGGACCTTTAGGACAAGCGATCGAAACCTGCAAGTCGGTATATTATAGATTCGATGAACAACCCCATAAACAGATCCGACAATATGGAAGAGTGAATAAAGTTGAATCGGAACTTTCCGTTCCCATTCATCTCAAAAAAGAAGTATTAGGATTAATTAATGTAGATTACGAAAAAGACGATCCGGTCCAAGCGGAGAAGGACCGCTATTTTCTGGAATTAATCGCTAGTCAGTTTGCCACTACGTTAAAAAACAGAATTCTTTTCGAGGTATCCCAGACCCAATCCAGGAATTTTAGAAATTTACACTCAGCCGCCTTAAAACTCAGCAGTTTAGGATTCAAATACAGAACTGAAATTTTTCGGGTTATTCTTCTTTCTTTAACCGAATTTTCGGAAAGTAACCTCTACGCTCTTATAGAAAGAAAACTCGGCTCGGAAGGAAAAACAACTTCCACCGAAGGGTATATACTTACGGGAAGCCCAAGAGCGCCCGAAATTAAGTTAAATATCCAACTAAAGGGAGATTGGAGTGTATTGAAAAAACCGAACGAATCCGCTATCTTAATGGATTCCACGGATCTGAAAGAATGGAAAACTTTAGGAAGTAATGGAAAGAAAAAACATTTGGCGATCTTGCCCGTTTTACGTTCCGACAATTCGGAGATTTGGATACTTCTCGCTAAGGAAGAAGAACTCCATTGGAGTCCCGAAGAAATCGATGTCCTAAACGCATTTGCCGTCCAAGCAGGGATCTCCGTTCAAAACTTTCATTTATTCCATCAAAGAGCCGAAAAGGAAAGATTGGATAAAGAAATTGAGATCGCTAGAGACCTACAAAGATCCTTACTTCCTAGAAAAATGCCCGACCATCCTAATTACGAATTCGGTGGGATAATGGTGCCAGCGATCGGAGTAGGCGGGGATTATTACGATTTTATAACACATCCAACAAATAAAGAAACTTATGTTTGTATCGGAGACGTGAGCGGCAAAGGAGTTCCAGCCGGGATCGTGATGGCAACTGTCAGAACGGTTATCCATTCATTAGTCCGAAAGAATCCGACTCCTTGGGAAATTTTACTTACGGTAAATACCTATTTATATCAAAATTATTTTAAGGACGTTGTTTCTCCTCGTTTCATGTCCTTGACCATAATTCATTGGGACCAAAACGAGAATCGTTTTGTTTTTAGCGGCGGTGGACAGGGAAATATTTTAGTTTATCGCAAAAAGGAAAATCGTTTGGAGGAAATTCCGACGGGAGGGGTTGTTTTAGGAATTGATCCCGAAATAGACAGATTCGAGAATAGAGGAGAATTAAACTTAGAACCCGGTGATTTTTTCCTAATGTTCACGGACGGTGTGTGGGAAGCCATGAACCTTACCGAAGACTTTTTCGAAATAGAACGCTTACATGATTGTGTTTTCGAAGCCAGAAAAGAAAACCTCCCTCAACTCTTAGAAACCGTCTTAAAAAAGATAAAAAACTTTACCGGGGAAAGGGAACAGACGGATGATATTACTTTAATAGGTGTAAAACGCTTAAGGTGA
- a CDS encoding ATP-binding protein has translation MNETLESIFQSAWSRLKNYQDFMKSKPAVISFSGGKDSSLLLQFFLWLHNKNLISHFPTIYHLDHSIRDNSEQESEILKYISSLTPKHIFKKKTFRSLQIRQKLV, from the coding sequence ATGAACGAAACCTTAGAATCCATTTTTCAATCCGCTTGGTCCCGTTTAAAAAATTACCAGGACTTCATGAAAAGTAAACCTGCGGTAATCTCTTTTTCCGGGGGAAAGGATTCTTCCCTACTTCTTCAATTCTTTCTGTGGCTTCATAATAAAAATCTAATCTCTCATTTTCCAACCATTTACCATTTGGATCATTCTATCCGGGATAATTCGGAGCAAGAATCCGAGATCCTAAAGTATATCAGTTCCTTAACCCCAAAGCACATCTTTAAAAAAAAAACGTTCCGAAGTTTGCAAATAAGACAAAAATTAGTTTAG
- a CDS encoding SET domain-containing protein, with product MLKVPTYVAESSIGGLGVFAGRDIEEGELVWEFHPKTVWTLTEEEVQALPQRLRNMIHTYSYLFEGQWYFCVDNSRFMNHSDQANTLEDKSGVQGESNPLGRDRAVRKILKDEELTCNYKQFDQNWKDKLPS from the coding sequence ATGCTGAAAGTGCCGACTTACGTTGCCGAGTCTTCTATCGGGGGCCTTGGTGTTTTTGCAGGCAGAGATATAGAAGAAGGGGAACTCGTGTGGGAGTTCCATCCTAAAACCGTTTGGACCCTTACGGAGGAGGAAGTCCAAGCTCTTCCGCAAAGGCTCCGAAATATGATCCATACATATTCTTATTTGTTTGAAGGGCAGTGGTATTTTTGCGTGGATAATTCCCGCTTTATGAATCATAGTGATCAAGCAAACACTTTGGAAGATAAAAGCGGGGTTCAAGGAGAAAGCAACCCTCTAGGGAGGGATAGAGCCGTTCGCAAGATCCTAAAGGACGAAGAGCTGACCTGCAATTATAAACAATTCGATCAGAACTGGAAGGATAAACTTCCTTCTTAG
- the yihA gene encoding ribosome biogenesis GTP-binding protein YihA/YsxC: MEELQELKPDPFFREVRFVSSYADASKVPSKGIPHIAFAGRSNSGKSRLLNAIVERKSLAKVSATPGKTKLLNFFLVSKSLFLVDTPGFGYSANSHKDHEQMMDLLMNYLNSAKDLKCLFLLSDAQRELPDEELELIGTCFERGTKPVLIRTKIDKLNQSELSKLRKKMKNIQGLYPMLEIVFVSPKYGKGLPELRKIIENMMKSLIIPPMEEDAIPQEINEQG; the protein is encoded by the coding sequence ATGGAAGAACTCCAAGAATTAAAGCCGGACCCGTTCTTTAGAGAAGTTAGATTCGTATCTTCTTATGCGGATGCTTCTAAAGTTCCTTCCAAAGGTATTCCTCATATAGCATTTGCAGGTCGTTCCAACTCAGGAAAGTCCAGATTATTAAACGCAATCGTAGAAAGAAAATCCTTAGCAAAAGTTTCTGCAACTCCCGGTAAGACCAAATTACTGAATTTTTTCTTAGTATCTAAGTCCTTATTCCTCGTAGACACGCCCGGTTTCGGTTACTCCGCAAATTCACATAAAGATCATGAACAAATGATGGATCTTTTAATGAATTATCTGAACTCGGCCAAAGATCTAAAATGTCTGTTCTTATTATCCGATGCACAAAGAGAATTGCCCGATGAAGAGCTGGAATTGATCGGTACCTGTTTCGAAAGAGGGACCAAACCTGTTTTAATTCGTACTAAAATAGATAAACTCAATCAGTCGGAACTTTCCAAACTCAGAAAAAAAATGAAAAACATCCAAGGACTATATCCTATGTTGGAAATCGTTTTTGTTTCTCCCAAATACGGAAAAGGTCTACCGGAACTCAGAAAGATCATAGAAAATATGATGAAATCATTAATCATTCCTCCGATGGAAGAAGACGCAATCCCACAAGAGATCAATGAACAAGGCTAA
- a CDS encoding MBL fold metallo-hydrolase: MKIKLYGVRGSLPTPLSGSEYREKLEKILESAHREFKLKNGSFSVPTFLQTLSPELLRPVGGNTTCVFVESTSGQKLIIDCGSGMRELGNDLLKDGIAQGGTIKILVTHTHWDHIQGWPFFKPGYVPNVQIDFYSTISNLKERFDRQQNPENFPITLDEMMSKKTFTLLQRQKTVQIGDFKVTPFLLKHPGNCTGYHIEENGKSFLFCTDVEVREEDLSEFEQLRAKFGSPDMLIIDAQYSSEEADRKIGWGHTSGRLAVRCGEVLGVNKLVLTHHEPDHPDEEIIRMFNQEKQSTALSEIVLARESDIFNL, translated from the coding sequence GTGAAAATAAAATTATACGGAGTAAGAGGATCACTTCCTACTCCGCTTTCCGGTTCGGAATATAGAGAAAAATTAGAAAAGATCCTAGAGTCCGCTCATAGGGAGTTCAAACTTAAGAATGGAAGTTTTTCCGTTCCTACATTTTTACAAACTTTAAGCCCTGAACTATTACGTCCTGTAGGAGGAAACACTACTTGTGTATTTGTGGAATCCACAAGCGGTCAGAAGTTAATTATAGATTGCGGTTCCGGAATGAGAGAACTTGGTAACGATCTTCTAAAAGACGGCATAGCTCAAGGCGGTACTATCAAAATTTTAGTGACACATACTCATTGGGATCATATACAAGGGTGGCCTTTTTTTAAACCTGGATACGTTCCAAACGTTCAAATCGATTTTTATTCCACCATTAGCAATCTGAAAGAAAGATTCGATCGTCAGCAAAATCCGGAAAACTTCCCGATCACATTGGATGAGATGATGTCCAAGAAAACATTCACCCTTCTCCAAAGACAGAAGACCGTCCAGATCGGCGATTTTAAAGTAACTCCTTTCCTTTTAAAACATCCGGGCAATTGTACGGGCTATCATATCGAAGAAAATGGAAAAAGTTTCCTATTTTGTACCGATGTGGAAGTGAGAGAAGAGGATCTTTCCGAATTCGAACAATTACGCGCGAAATTCGGAAGTCCTGACATGCTGATCATAGATGCACAATACAGTTCCGAAGAAGCGGATCGTAAAATCGGTTGGGGGCATACATCCGGTAGATTAGCGGTGCGTTGCGGGGAAGTCCTGGGTGTAAATAAACTGGTGCTAACTCATCATGAACCAGATCATCCGGACGAAGAAATCATACGAATGTTCAATCAAGAAAAACAATCCACTGCGCTTTCAGAGATCGTATTAGCTAGAGAATCGGATATCTTTAATTTGTAG
- the trmB gene encoding tRNA (guanine(46)-N(7))-methyltransferase TrmB has protein sequence MTSNFREKQWKIATRIPFTSDYFLKINPGSKLKKNDLFSEEFGTYYLELGSGWGEVAVSLAKDNPNTGFVLMEKKPDRLRKTIRDLKEYDIKNVKLLSVNFNWFLEEIFEPGIFDEILLNFPDPWPKRRHHKHRTLNPRFLDTVHTLLKNGGRFHFATDYGPYARKGIRLFRNDPRYKPVNTEFSLQRANFPISHFEREKREAGSRIYYLDRIKVNN, from the coding sequence ATGACATCGAATTTTCGTGAAAAACAATGGAAGATCGCGACTAGAATCCCGTTTACCTCTGATTATTTCTTAAAAATAAACCCCGGAAGTAAATTAAAAAAAAACGATTTGTTTTCCGAAGAATTCGGGACATATTACCTAGAGTTAGGTTCCGGTTGGGGAGAAGTTGCCGTATCCTTAGCGAAAGATAATCCAAATACCGGTTTTGTTCTTATGGAAAAAAAGCCGGACCGTCTGCGCAAAACGATCCGCGACTTGAAAGAATACGATATAAAGAACGTTAAACTTCTTTCAGTTAACTTCAATTGGTTTTTAGAAGAAATTTTCGAACCAGGCATCTTCGACGAAATACTTCTCAACTTTCCCGACCCTTGGCCTAAGCGTAGACACCATAAACATAGGACATTGAATCCCAGATTTTTAGATACTGTTCATACTCTTTTGAAAAATGGCGGCAGATTCCATTTTGCAACCGATTACGGCCCTTATGCACGCAAAGGAATTCGCCTTTTTAGGAATGATCCGAGATATAAACCCGTCAATACAGAGTTTTCTCTCCAAAGAGCAAACTTCCCAATCTCCCATTTTGAGCGGGAAAAACGGGAGGCTGGCTCCCGAATTTATTATTTGGATCGGATCAAAGTAAACAATTGA
- a CDS encoding PilZ domain-containing protein, whose protein sequence is MQELEIGMDPSKKVVPDSLTDQRFYTRFRKDSRVKLFEGGNWSEGILIDISMIGASILSDEDWSPGKKITIMSPMFSCEIPGEVIRKTVTDVGQRYAIVFHDLCDSSILEILNKIAYCK, encoded by the coding sequence ATGCAAGAACTAGAGATCGGGATGGATCCTTCTAAAAAGGTAGTACCCGATTCGCTGACGGATCAAAGATTTTATACAAGGTTCCGTAAAGACAGTCGGGTTAAACTTTTTGAGGGAGGAAATTGGAGCGAAGGTATTCTGATAGATATATCGATGATTGGAGCGTCTATTCTTTCGGATGAGGATTGGAGCCCAGGCAAAAAAATCACGATTATGTCGCCAATGTTTTCCTGCGAGATACCGGGAGAGGTCATTCGTAAAACCGTTACGGACGTTGGGCAAAGATATGCGATAGTATTTCACGATCTTTGCGACTCAAGCATACTTGAGATACTTAATAAGATAGCGTATTGCAAATAA
- the tilS gene encoding tRNA lysidine(34) synthetase TilS, protein MLRFRDLEKISEKIGGYITTGHHTEDYLETVLLQLIRGGGWNSLRTLGVLENNRFRPLLLFGEQDRKTALAKADWPVFEDESNHSSRYLRNRIRSELLPVLLKEGADPDKIFHNFHDSDTPRIGITNRKINEDEIRTVSRQILEEEPGSICKQILDLHMKSLGLHPLNSQFLSDLLHNIDRKVSFSLENKEVWFWKSVSSDLYILPKTASYLKPFSYNSESFFLKWNGKTKKIPKNCEPSNDGEGEKILLGGIHRDVSEILREKEIPVQVRKMLPILKREGKTVLVCLRMWDSRLDDIRSDDFPQD, encoded by the coding sequence ATTCTCCGATTTAGAGACCTAGAGAAAATTTCCGAAAAGATAGGCGGGTATATCACAACCGGACATCATACGGAAGATTATCTAGAAACCGTACTGCTACAACTCATCAGAGGAGGGGGGTGGAATTCGCTTCGCACATTAGGAGTTTTAGAGAATAATAGATTTCGGCCATTATTATTATTCGGAGAACAAGATCGTAAAACCGCATTGGCAAAAGCGGATTGGCCCGTATTCGAAGACGAATCCAATCATTCTTCACGTTATCTTAGGAACAGGATCCGATCCGAACTTCTTCCTGTACTTTTAAAAGAAGGCGCAGATCCGGATAAAATTTTTCATAATTTTCACGATTCCGATACACCTAGAATCGGAATTACAAACCGAAAAATAAATGAAGACGAGATTAGAACAGTTTCCAGACAAATTTTAGAAGAAGAGCCTGGCTCTATATGTAAACAAATTCTGGACTTACATATGAAAAGTCTAGGTCTTCATCCTCTGAATTCTCAGTTCCTTTCGGATCTTCTTCATAACATAGATAGGAAAGTTTCTTTTTCACTCGAAAACAAAGAAGTTTGGTTTTGGAAAAGTGTTTCGTCGGATTTGTACATCTTACCAAAAACCGCTTCATATTTGAAACCATTCAGTTATAACTCCGAATCTTTCTTTTTGAAATGGAACGGTAAGACCAAAAAGATCCCGAAAAATTGCGAACCCTCTAACGACGGAGAAGGAGAAAAAATCCTGCTTGGAGGAATCCATAGAGACGTTTCGGAAATCCTTCGGGAGAAAGAGATTCCGGTTCAGGTCAGAAAAATGCTACCCATTCTAAAACGGGAAGGGAAAACTGTATTGGTTTGCCTTCGAATGTGGGATTCCCGTTTGGATGATATTCGATCGGATGATTTCCCGCAAGACTAG
- a CDS encoding sigma-54-dependent Fis family transcriptional regulator — MNSTLDPDRLLDLILERCIQICEVGSGSLMLISRVDEVLDIVTFRGMNPSVRTKVKLRVGEGITGIVAASGEGMIVNDVTQNPHYISIKDDILSELAVPMIVEDEVIGVISLDSSRKQAFSDEHLELVSTLANMAAQIFKNLQTFRQLEQKNKIQQVLIDISRTVTSTLVLQEIFDDVMDRLDKSLNLERGSIVLFESDKNILKLIAASGLTAEEMEKGVYLPGEGVTGKVYESGEAVIVESIVSDDKFLDRLGNASHFKNNPENVSFLAAPIKSDTDVLGVVSVFFVHKKYVDLKTYLDFLQVVASIIYQAIRIQKLIDEEKREISRENILLKRELKNKYKFGSLIGKSKSMEKLFEMIQLVSDSRASVLITGESGTGKEMIASAIHYNSSRGDKPFIKINCAAIPENLLESELFGHKKGSFTGAVADKKGKFEMADTGTIFLDEIGEMDLNLQSKLLRVLQEKEIEAVGSVKPKKIDVRIIAATNANLEDLISQKLFRADLYYRLNVVNMLTPPLRERPEDIPLLINHFITKYTSENIKKIKGITREAHKLLMNYSWPGNVRELENVIERAVVLSQSEMLDIQDFSEISGRILYGDEGEEVEVGMDPEASSEVASSKFSPAHLDALDGRAMEVVVGEVEARLIKYAMKKFKYTKTRVAKFLGINRNTLDKKIKDLKIDY, encoded by the coding sequence ATGAATTCGACTTTGGATCCGGACCGCCTTCTGGATTTGATTTTGGAAAGATGTATCCAAATTTGTGAAGTCGGTTCCGGTTCCCTCATGCTGATCAGCAGAGTTGACGAAGTCTTGGATATTGTTACATTCCGTGGGATGAACCCTTCCGTTCGGACAAAAGTTAAACTCCGTGTGGGAGAAGGAATTACCGGTATCGTTGCCGCTTCCGGCGAAGGGATGATCGTAAACGACGTTACCCAGAATCCACATTACATTTCCATTAAGGATGATATTCTTTCGGAGCTTGCAGTTCCGATGATCGTGGAAGACGAAGTCATCGGAGTTATCTCTCTTGATTCAAGCAGAAAACAAGCATTCAGCGATGAACACCTAGAACTCGTTTCCACTCTCGCTAATATGGCGGCCCAGATCTTTAAAAACCTCCAGACTTTCAGACAGTTGGAACAAAAAAATAAGATCCAACAGGTACTTATAGATATTTCTAGGACCGTAACTTCTACATTAGTGCTGCAGGAAATTTTTGACGATGTGATGGATAGGTTGGATAAATCTCTGAACCTGGAAAGAGGATCCATCGTTCTTTTCGAATCAGATAAGAATATCCTGAAACTTATCGCTGCTTCCGGACTTACCGCAGAGGAAATGGAGAAGGGTGTATATCTTCCCGGAGAAGGTGTTACCGGAAAAGTTTACGAATCCGGAGAAGCAGTCATAGTGGAATCCATCGTAAGCGATGATAAATTCTTGGATAGACTCGGGAATGCCAGTCATTTTAAGAATAACCCGGAGAACGTTAGTTTTCTTGCAGCACCTATCAAGTCCGACACGGATGTATTGGGTGTAGTCAGCGTTTTCTTTGTTCATAAAAAATACGTGGATTTAAAAACGTATTTGGACTTCCTGCAGGTAGTCGCATCCATAATTTACCAAGCGATCCGTATCCAAAAACTGATCGATGAAGAAAAACGCGAGATCTCTAGGGAGAACATTCTATTAAAACGAGAACTTAAGAATAAATACAAGTTCGGTTCATTGATCGGAAAATCCAAATCGATGGAAAAACTTTTCGAGATGATCCAACTTGTTTCGGATTCTCGTGCTTCGGTATTGATCACAGGGGAATCCGGGACCGGAAAAGAGATGATCGCATCCGCGATCCATTACAATTCTTCCAGAGGTGATAAACCTTTTATCAAGATCAATTGTGCCGCCATTCCTGAGAATCTTTTGGAGTCCGAATTATTCGGTCATAAAAAAGGATCCTTTACAGGTGCAGTCGCCGACAAAAAAGGAAAGTTCGAGATGGCCGACACTGGGACCATCTTCTTGGATGAGATCGGAGAAATGGATCTGAATCTTCAGTCCAAACTTTTAAGGGTTCTTCAGGAAAAAGAAATAGAAGCGGTCGGTTCTGTTAAACCGAAGAAGATCGACGTAAGGATCATAGCGGCGACTAACGCGAACCTGGAAGATCTAATCTCTCAAAAATTGTTTAGAGCTGATTTATATTATCGCTTAAATGTGGTTAATATGTTGACTCCTCCTCTTCGCGAAAGACCGGAAGATATTCCTCTTTTGATCAATCACTTCATCACTAAGTATACTTCGGAGAATATTAAGAAGATCAAAGGGATCACTAGGGAAGCGCATAAACTTCTGATGAATTATAGCTGGCCCGGTAACGTTCGAGAATTAGAAAACGTAATCGAAAGAGCGGTGGTTCTCTCTCAATCCGAAATGTTGGATATACAAGATTTCTCCGAGATCAGCGGTCGTATCCTTTACGGGGACGAAGGCGAAGAAGTGGAAGTTGGTATGGATCCGGAAGCTTCTTCCGAAGTGGCAAGTTCCAAGTTCTCCCCGGCTCATTTAGATGCGTTAGACGGGCGGGCAATGGAAGTTGTAGTGGGAGAAGTAGAGGCAAGACTGATCAAGTATGCCATGAAGAAATTCAAATATACCAAGACCAGGGTTGCCAAGTTTTTGGGCATCAACAGAAACACCTTGGATAAGAAGATCAAAGATCTTAAGATAGATTACTAA